Proteins encoded in a region of the Populus alba chromosome 13, ASM523922v2, whole genome shotgun sequence genome:
- the LOC118053274 gene encoding uncharacterized protein — MAGFGYSYRGYSSYDPPTSDDYGCSDDYGSKTGYVPDHVCRPVIIDANGRKRPVISYRADQNADHYVTKTETYYQQHVHPPVEYEHKMVPRWSEENPVAENKFRLASVDGRPPKVEEFITKVQIEASRPKERAPWDASYRRPTPKPTGYDGYTDGYDEHSGFSNKDLLKPGVNAHRNDNYDDYYRKQGSNMEPTMNTSGGWARPSHSTWAAPPNATLSGATNDISAAVELLRQAAKPSFSTSPPSRYREPTHAKTIDSKEAARRYGNFNYSSRPYARDDSYTPTIDSREAARKYSGSAV; from the coding sequence ATGGCCGGGTTTGGTTACTCGTATAGGGGCTACTCCAGCTACGACCCACCCACCTCTGATGATTATGGCTGCTCTGATGATTATGGGAGCAAAACAGGCTATGTTCCTGATCATGTGTGCCGACCAGTCATCATTGATGCTAATGGGAGGAAAAGGCCTGTTATCTCTTACCGTGCTGATCAAAATGCAGATCACTATGTTACAAAAACTGAGACGTATTATCAACAGCATGTTCATCCACCTGTGGAGTATGAACACAAGATGGTCCCTCGCTGGTCAGAGGAAAATCCTGTTGCTGAGAATAAGTTCCGTCTGGCTTCAGTTGATGGTCGCCCTCCAAAAGTTGAGGAATTCATCACCAAAGTGCAAATTGAGGCTAGCCGACCCAAGGAACGTGCCCCTTGGGATGCTTCATACCGGCGCCCGACCCCAAAACCCACAGGCTATGATGGCTACACTGATGGCTACGATGAGCACAGTGGTTTCAGCAACAAAGACTTGCTAAAGCCCGGCGTTAATGCACATCGAAATGACAACTACGATGATTATTACCGCAAACAAGGTAGCAACATGGAACCAACCATGAACACCAGTGGTGGGTGGGCAAGGCCAAGTCATTCAACATGGGCTGCACCACCCAATGCTACCCTCTCTGGAGCAACAAATGATATCAGTGCAGCTGTGGAATTACTGAGACAAGCTGCAAAACCTTCTTTCTCTACTTCTCCACCATCCCGGTATAGAGAACCAACCCATGCAAAAACCATTGACAGCAAGGAAGCTGCAAGGCGATATGGCAACTTCAATTATTCATCCAGGCCATATGCAAGAGATGACAGTTACACACCAACCATTGACAGCAGAGAGGCTGCAAGGAAATATAGTGGCTCAGCAGTGTGA